Proteins co-encoded in one Kozakia baliensis genomic window:
- a CDS encoding ArdC family protein, producing MSRSQHADLYQDVTDRIVADLESGILPWVQPWSNTACGPSLPHNAATKRNYSGINLLLLWGTVHTQGFTSQRWLTFRQALAVGGNVRKGEKGTTVFYADRFVPKSESGSDDARAIPFLKRFTVFNIDQCDNLPDEMTARIAPPAEAEIIPAADRLIRATGATIRVGGNKAFYMPALDLIQVPPQKAYGEPVNWYRTVLHELGHWSGSEKRLDRKLSNRFGTYDYMAEELIAEVTSAFLLAKIGITPTVRHADYCGNWITMLKADKRAIFTAARLASAAADYILAFHHDEARDVEADTEGLAEPELA from the coding sequence ATGTCCCGCAGCCAACATGCCGATCTCTATCAGGACGTCACGGACCGCATCGTCGCCGATTTGGAAAGCGGCATCCTGCCCTGGGTGCAGCCGTGGTCGAACACAGCGTGCGGTCCGAGCCTGCCGCACAATGCGGCGACCAAAAGGAATTATTCCGGCATTAATCTGCTTCTCCTCTGGGGCACGGTGCACACGCAGGGTTTCACCTCGCAGCGCTGGCTCACGTTCCGCCAAGCGCTTGCCGTTGGCGGCAATGTCCGCAAAGGCGAGAAGGGAACCACTGTGTTCTACGCGGATCGGTTCGTGCCAAAATCGGAAAGCGGAAGCGATGATGCGCGCGCCATACCGTTCCTGAAACGGTTTACGGTGTTCAATATCGACCAATGTGACAACCTGCCGGACGAGATGACAGCCCGCATCGCGCCACCTGCGGAAGCCGAGATCATCCCGGCTGCCGACCGATTGATCAGGGCGACAGGCGCCACGATACGGGTCGGTGGCAACAAGGCGTTTTACATGCCGGCCCTCGACCTCATCCAGGTGCCGCCCCAAAAGGCGTATGGCGAGCCGGTCAATTGGTATCGTACAGTTCTGCATGAACTCGGTCATTGGTCGGGCAGTGAAAAACGTCTCGACCGCAAGTTAAGCAATCGGTTCGGAACCTACGATTACATGGCGGAAGAGCTTATTGCTGAGGTCACGTCTGCCTTTTTACTGGCGAAAATCGGGATCACCCCGACGGTTCGTCATGCCGATTACTGCGGGAACTGGATTACCATGCTGAAGGCGGATAAGCGAGCGATTTTTACAGCAGCCCGGCTTGCCTCAGCCGCCGCCGACTACATTCTGGCGTTCCACCACGACGAAGCCCGCGACGTCGAGGCCGACACGGAGGGGCTCGCCGAACCCGAACTTGCGTGA
- a CDS encoding antirestriction protein — protein sequence MPTTTPDAAAEALHARTITRTLVPESRRSRFLPQLFPGRIRGLPGFLWGEAQLYDVAKKLCPDYRGGFWSFYRLSNTGLYAAPEMECATVTVRWADNFFDGEMSPDAFGIVATLFALSAACCVSQSDALAGRYDTLRDFAAEHDERNLIFRAID from the coding sequence ATGCCGACAACGACACCCGACGCGGCAGCGGAAGCGCTGCATGCCCGAACGATTACCCGTACGCTGGTCCCCGAGAGCCGGCGTAGCCGGTTTTTGCCGCAGCTCTTCCCCGGACGTATCCGGGGATTGCCTGGTTTCCTATGGGGCGAGGCGCAGCTTTATGATGTCGCGAAGAAATTGTGCCCCGATTACCGGGGTGGATTTTGGTCCTTTTATCGTCTCTCCAACACCGGCCTGTATGCCGCGCCCGAAATGGAGTGTGCGACCGTCACCGTCAGATGGGCGGATAATTTTTTCGACGGCGAAATGAGCCCCGACGCGTTCGGGATCGTCGCCACACTGTTCGCGCTTTCGGCCGCCTGCTGTGTCAGCCAGAGCGATGCGCTCGCTGGCCGCTATGACACGCTGCGGGACTTTGCCGCCGAACACGACGAGCGAAACCTGATTTTTCGCGCGATCGACTGA
- a CDS encoding DUF6915 family protein: MAHPFHHALSSARKWGGRPEDYLAIHNWFDSSKILLADLRHRALRHHAQGIFQCEHEFGVTLVNSDGRVVPVRLIAEQHVREDLGRIPTFADWVRAIRPERWMGNAINLDPGDTLAPHQADESAHLT; encoded by the coding sequence ATGGCTCATCCCTTCCATCACGCGCTGTCGAGCGCACGGAAATGGGGCGGACGCCCCGAAGACTACCTCGCCATCCATAATTGGTTCGATTCCTCAAAAATACTCCTAGCCGACCTGAGGCACAGAGCCCTCCGCCATCACGCTCAGGGAATTTTCCAGTGCGAGCACGAGTTCGGGGTGACGCTGGTGAACAGCGATGGGCGCGTGGTGCCGGTGCGCCTGATTGCGGAGCAGCATGTGCGCGAGGATCTCGGTCGCATTCCGACTTTCGCAGACTGGGTACGCGCCATCCGGCCCGAGCGCTGGATGGGCAACGCCATCAATCTCGACCCCGGTGACACCCTCGCGCCGCATCAGGCCGACGAAAGTGCCCACCTGACCTAA
- a CDS encoding DUF6878 family protein produces the protein MTDIMHEFERRRLHLEAMDKESFSHNRELFFVALQARGVTSVEIRYEGSGDSGGIEDRTVLPDGTDLSDEIMLLVADWHQEKLVTKAMPLIEALDETAMQLVEREHGGWENNEGGGGTVTFDVEPREILVEHHDYYIQRDEYSHSY, from the coding sequence ATGACCGATATCATGCATGAATTCGAGCGGAGACGCCTTCATCTCGAAGCCATGGACAAGGAATCCTTTTCGCATAATCGCGAACTGTTCTTCGTGGCGCTGCAAGCGCGCGGCGTGACGAGCGTCGAGATCCGCTATGAGGGGAGCGGCGATTCCGGCGGGATCGAGGACCGCACCGTTCTACCGGACGGCACCGACCTGTCGGACGAGATCATGTTGTTGGTCGCCGACTGGCACCAGGAAAAGCTGGTGACGAAAGCCATGCCCCTGATCGAGGCGCTGGACGAGACCGCCATGCAACTCGTCGAGCGTGAACATGGCGGATGGGAGAACAACGAGGGCGGAGGAGGCACCGTCACCTTCGACGTCGAACCGCGCGAAATCCTGGTTGAGCACCACGATTATTACATCCAGCGCGACGAATATTCCCACAGCTACTAA